The Peribacillus sp. FSL E2-0218 genome contains a region encoding:
- the thrS gene encoding threonine--tRNA ligase produces the protein MSELLKISFPDGAVKEFAKGTTTEEIAQSISPGLRKKSIAGKFNGELYDLKRPLLEDGTIEIVTQDAQDALEVLRHSTAHLMAQAIKRLYKHAKFGVGPVIEGGFYYDIDLEESLTPEDLPLIEKEMKKIVNENLEISRIEVSRDEAISRFKEIGDEYKLELIDAIPADQQVTLYEQGEFFDLCRGIHVPSTGKIKEFKLLSIAGAYWRGDSKNKMLQRIYGTAFYKKEELAEHLRFLEEAKERDHRKIGKELDLFMSSQKVGQGLPMWLPKGATIRRTIERYIVDKEERLGYDHVYTPVMGSVDLYKTSGHWDHYQDGMFPVMEMENEQLVLRPMNCPHHMMVYKNSIHSYRELPIRIAELGLMHRYEMSGALSGLQRVRGMTLNDAHIFVRPDQIKEEFKRVVNLVLEVYKDFDIKDYSFRLSYRDPQDTEKYFDDDAMWEKAQGMLKDAMDELGLDYFEAEGEAAFYGPKLDVQVRTALGKDETLSTVQLDFLLPERFDLNYVGEDGKQHRPVVIHRGVVSTMERFVAYLIEEYKGAFPTWLAPIQAQVIPVSPEVHLDYAKDVQEKLKAQGIRVDLDTRDEKIGYKIREAQMQKIPYMLVVGDNEAKEGSVNVRKYGEQKSETIAFEDFVAAIKAEVSR, from the coding sequence ATGTCTGAATTATTGAAAATATCTTTTCCTGACGGAGCGGTTAAGGAGTTTGCCAAAGGCACAACAACTGAAGAAATCGCGCAATCGATCAGTCCTGGCTTAAGGAAAAAATCCATTGCCGGAAAATTCAATGGGGAATTATATGACTTGAAACGTCCGCTTTTAGAGGACGGGACGATTGAAATCGTCACACAGGACGCACAGGATGCACTTGAAGTGCTGCGTCACAGTACAGCTCATTTAATGGCCCAAGCCATCAAGCGCTTGTACAAACATGCTAAATTCGGTGTGGGACCAGTCATCGAGGGCGGTTTTTACTATGATATCGATTTAGAGGAATCATTGACTCCCGAAGATCTTCCATTGATTGAAAAAGAAATGAAGAAAATCGTTAATGAGAACTTGGAAATCTCCCGTATCGAGGTCAGTCGTGATGAAGCCATTTCCCGTTTTAAAGAAATTGGCGATGAGTATAAATTGGAGCTGATCGATGCGATTCCTGCCGATCAGCAAGTAACGCTCTATGAGCAAGGGGAATTCTTTGACCTTTGCCGCGGAATTCACGTTCCATCAACTGGGAAGATCAAGGAATTCAAGCTTTTGAGCATCGCTGGTGCTTATTGGAGAGGCGATAGCAAAAACAAAATGCTTCAGCGTATATACGGAACGGCGTTCTATAAGAAAGAAGAATTGGCCGAGCATCTGCGCTTCCTCGAAGAAGCCAAGGAACGGGATCACCGGAAAATCGGCAAGGAACTGGACTTGTTCATGAGCTCACAAAAAGTCGGGCAAGGGCTGCCGATGTGGCTGCCGAAAGGCGCGACCATTCGCCGGACGATCGAAAGGTATATCGTCGATAAGGAAGAACGTCTGGGATATGACCATGTCTACACACCTGTAATGGGAAGCGTGGACCTATATAAAACATCCGGACACTGGGATCATTACCAGGACGGCATGTTCCCGGTCATGGAGATGGAAAACGAACAGCTCGTTTTACGTCCGATGAACTGCCCGCATCACATGATGGTATATAAAAACAGTATCCACAGTTACCGCGAACTGCCAATCCGGATCGCCGAGCTTGGCTTGATGCACCGCTATGAAATGTCAGGTGCGCTTTCCGGCCTTCAGCGTGTACGCGGGATGACATTGAATGATGCGCACATATTCGTCCGTCCCGATCAAATCAAAGAAGAGTTCAAGCGTGTTGTCAACCTTGTCCTCGAGGTATATAAAGATTTCGATATCAAGGATTATTCATTCCGTTTGTCTTATCGCGATCCGCAAGATACAGAAAAATATTTTGATGATGATGCGATGTGGGAAAAAGCGCAGGGCATGTTAAAAGATGCCATGGACGAGCTTGGATTGGATTATTTCGAAGCGGAAGGTGAAGCGGCATTCTACGGTCCTAAGCTTGATGTTCAAGTGCGTACAGCCTTAGGAAAGGACGAAACGCTTTCCACTGTTCAGCTTGATTTCTTGCTTCCTGAGCGTTTTGATCTTAACTATGTCGGGGAAGATGGCAAGCAGCACCGTCCGGTCGTCATCCACCGCGGTGTCGTTTCGACAATGGAACGCTTCGTCGCATACTTGATCGAAGAATATAAGGGAGCATTCCCGACTTGGCTGGCGCCTATCCAGGCACAAGTGATTCCGGTCTCTCCTGAAGTGCATTTGGATTATGCGAAAGATGTGCAGGAAAAACTTAAAGCGCAAGGCATTCGGGTTGATCTGGATACACGTGACGAGAAAATCGGTTACAAGATCCGTGAAGCGCAAATGCAAAAAATCCCTTACATGCTGGTTGTTGGCGACAATGAGGCCAAAGAAGGCAGTGTGAATGTGCGCAAATACGGTGAACAAAAATCGGAAACGATCGCTTTTGAAGATTTCGTTGCAGCGATTAAAGCGGAAGTAAGCCGCTAA
- a CDS encoding replication initiation and membrane attachment family protein yields MHWQELLPADSYLVSSAGLLHDYDRKILTRLYQPLIGPICISLYMTLWSELEENRLWAETSSHYQLMNTTGLKLGDIYEARLLLEGIGLLNVYKQTKNDSKEFIYELNPPLSPQQFFTDGMLNIYLYKKIGKAQFNRLKRFFCDDQILTDQYDRVTKSFAEVFSSDHLDSLYVTDEAKNEWKPMPEQRFIDRAEGVEPSGFDSLFDFELLFAGMKSSIVPKKAFTPKIKSTIAKLAFLYGIDPLEMQKLVMDAVSLDDEIDEESLRKAARDWYQIERQADMPSLVNRVQPVRERTQKAEPKTQEQELIRHLETISPRERLMQLSGGAEPSSGDLKVVEGVMINQKLNPGVVNVLIEYVMLKTDMKFTKGYVEKLAGHWARLKVSTVIEAMELAKNEHRKYQDWAQGSRNAAKGGRKKTIREEVVPEWLEKKEEAVQEQKADQPELDAQKRDLQEKWKQWKAGGEMNDGKD; encoded by the coding sequence ATGCATTGGCAAGAATTGCTCCCAGCGGATTCATACTTGGTCTCATCTGCGGGGCTGCTTCATGATTATGATCGGAAAATACTGACCCGACTATATCAACCTCTTATTGGACCTATTTGCATTAGCCTATACATGACGCTGTGGAGTGAGCTGGAGGAAAACAGGCTATGGGCGGAAACCTCCTCTCATTATCAATTGATGAATACCACCGGACTGAAGTTAGGTGACATTTACGAAGCGCGTTTATTACTTGAGGGAATCGGTTTGCTGAATGTATATAAGCAAACGAAAAACGATTCGAAGGAATTCATCTATGAATTGAACCCGCCGCTGTCCCCGCAGCAGTTTTTCACGGACGGGATGCTGAATATCTACCTATACAAAAAAATCGGCAAAGCGCAATTCAATCGGTTAAAGCGATTCTTTTGTGATGATCAGATCCTGACAGATCAATATGACAGGGTGACAAAGTCTTTTGCGGAGGTCTTCTCATCGGATCATTTGGACTCTTTATATGTAACGGATGAAGCGAAAAATGAATGGAAACCGATGCCCGAACAGCGTTTCATCGACCGGGCGGAGGGGGTCGAGCCTTCGGGGTTCGATAGCCTATTTGATTTTGAGCTGTTATTTGCCGGGATGAAATCCTCGATCGTGCCCAAAAAGGCCTTTACGCCGAAAATTAAAAGCACGATTGCCAAACTTGCTTTTTTATATGGCATCGATCCGCTCGAAATGCAAAAACTAGTGATGGATGCCGTTTCATTGGATGATGAGATCGATGAGGAGAGTCTCCGAAAAGCGGCAAGGGATTGGTATCAAATCGAACGGCAGGCTGATATGCCATCCCTTGTCAATCGGGTGCAGCCGGTTCGTGAACGGACGCAAAAAGCGGAACCGAAAACGCAGGAACAAGAGCTGATCCGCCATTTGGAAACCATTTCACCACGCGAGCGCCTTATGCAATTGTCCGGCGGTGCGGAACCATCAAGCGGGGATTTGAAGGTGGTGGAAGGCGTGATGATCAATCAAAAGCTCAATCCGGGTGTCGTCAATGTCCTGATTGAATATGTCATGCTCAAAACGGATATGAAATTCACGAAGGGCTATGTGGAAAAGCTGGCTGGCCATTGGGCGCGGCTGAAGGTTTCCACCGTCATCGAGGCGATGGAGTTAGCCAAAAATGAACATCGGAAATATCAGGACTGGGCGCAAGGCAGCAGGAATGCGGCCAAAGGCGGACGGAAAAAGACGATTCGGGAAGAAGTGGTTCCGGAATGGCTGGAGAAAAAGGAAGAAGCTGTGCAGGAGCAGAAAGCCGATCAGCCTGAATTGGATGCCCAAAAACGTGATCTTCAGGAGAAATGGAAACAGTGGAAAGCAGGAGGTGAAATGAACGATGGAAAAGATTAA
- the dnaI gene encoding primosomal protein DnaI: MEKINRSLNKLANTNQFQQRYEKLKQEIFEDEQVRLFLNAHSSTVTEEMIDKNLGKLYEFTSQSNKCDKCPSLDGCINMMHGYYPKLVVQGKALNLHYEVCPRKLAEDEKRKREKLIRSLYVPKDILRASIEDFTQTDDDNKRLDVLSKAMSFIMEYEPGKRQKGLYIYGKFGVGKTYLLGAIANELAERQIASLIVYVPDYLRELKGSIGDNTVNEKIEMVKTAPVLMLDDIGAESMTSWGRDEVFGPILQFRMLENLPTFFTSNFDMNGLENHLTFSQRGEKEEVKAARVLERIQYLAEPVRLDGVNRRR, encoded by the coding sequence ATGGAAAAGATTAATAGATCCCTTAACAAATTGGCGAATACGAACCAATTTCAACAGCGGTACGAAAAGCTGAAACAGGAGATTTTTGAAGACGAGCAGGTGCGATTATTCTTGAATGCCCACAGTTCGACTGTCACGGAGGAAATGATTGATAAAAACCTGGGAAAGCTTTATGAATTCACTTCACAAAGCAATAAGTGCGACAAATGTCCAAGCTTGGATGGATGCATCAATATGATGCATGGGTATTATCCGAAATTGGTCGTTCAAGGGAAGGCATTGAATCTGCATTATGAAGTCTGCCCGCGGAAGCTCGCGGAGGATGAAAAGCGGAAAAGGGAGAAGTTGATTCGCAGCCTATACGTGCCGAAGGATATTTTAAGGGCATCGATCGAGGATTTTACCCAAACGGATGATGACAACAAACGCTTGGATGTTTTAAGTAAAGCGATGTCGTTCATTATGGAGTATGAACCGGGAAAAAGGCAAAAGGGCTTATATATATATGGGAAGTTCGGCGTTGGCAAAACGTACTTGTTAGGTGCGATTGCCAATGAGCTTGCGGAAAGGCAAATTGCCTCCCTTATTGTTTATGTACCCGATTATTTAAGGGAACTTAAGGGGTCGATCGGTGATAATACGGTCAATGAGAAAATTGAGATGGTTAAAACGGCACCGGTCCTCATGCTGGATGATATTGGGGCCGAGTCGATGACGAGCTGGGGGCGCGATGAAGTCTTCGGCCCGATCTTGCAATTCAGGATGCTGGAAAACCTGCCCACGTTTTTCACTTCGAATTTTGATATGAATGGCCTGGAGAATCACCTGACCTTTTCACAGCGCGGTGAGAAGGAGGAAGTGAAGGCGGCCCGGGTCTTGGAAAGAATTCAATATTTAGCGGAGCCTGTAAGACTTGATGGAGTGAACCGCAGAAGATAA
- the nrdR gene encoding transcriptional regulator NrdR, with the protein MKCPSCQYNGTRVLDSRPVDESKSIRRRRECEACGFRFTTFEKVEETPLIVVKKGGTREEFSRDKILRGLIRACEKRPVPLKELEQITSYVEKELRNQGISEVKSDNVGEMVMDKLAEVDEVAYVRFASVYRQFKDINVFIDELKDLINKERKQS; encoded by the coding sequence ATGAAATGCCCATCATGTCAATATAACGGAACAAGAGTGCTCGATTCCAGGCCTGTCGATGAAAGCAAATCGATTCGACGTCGCCGTGAATGCGAGGCATGCGGTTTTCGATTCACGACATTTGAAAAGGTGGAGGAAACACCGCTTATTGTAGTCAAAAAGGGCGGGACACGGGAAGAGTTCAGTCGTGATAAAATCCTGCGTGGCTTGATCAGGGCTTGCGAAAAACGGCCGGTTCCCTTGAAAGAGCTAGAGCAAATTACCAGTTATGTAGAGAAGGAACTACGCAACCAGGGCATATCGGAAGTGAAGAGCGACAATGTCGGCGAAATGGTGATGGACAAGCTGGCTGAAGTCGATGAGGTTGCCTATGTAAGGTTCGCATCCGTCTATCGGCAATTTAAAGATATCAATGTCTTTATCGATGAACTGAAGGATTTGATTAATAAAGAAAGAAAGCAGAGCTGA
- the ytxC gene encoding sporulation protein YtxC: MQISFQNDSEALKLLDFVSVHPLGAEFRPYIRFLPQQGMHVDMTESSGEKWLILLRDSFHSFLLEEKTLSVLEQIIVGKFFYREREEIEAIIEIASSIIEGERSAKGDAAFRTEKRSIEQGLQSILEGRVSFSFDSFTTFRLKSFQHTLEKYVVKAIDEYKLEQDYQNFIATLRDCLFGQEPKLTKLHLVNRDGFHFYDQGFTKLDRPKINSLIDRRLLAKSSLFLDTVILAPLLSIAPVNLYIYTDDKEEGLIQTISRIFEERATVLPLSSFSRANE; encoded by the coding sequence GTGCAAATTTCGTTTCAAAATGATTCAGAGGCATTGAAATTGCTGGATTTCGTTTCTGTCCATCCATTAGGGGCAGAATTTCGACCATACATTCGATTTCTTCCGCAGCAAGGCATGCATGTGGACATGACAGAGTCTTCAGGTGAAAAGTGGCTGATCCTGCTTCGTGACTCATTCCATTCATTTTTATTGGAAGAAAAGACGCTATCCGTACTTGAGCAAATCATCGTCGGGAAGTTTTTCTATAGGGAGCGGGAAGAAATCGAAGCAATCATTGAAATTGCCTCATCCATCATTGAAGGGGAAAGGTCCGCGAAGGGGGATGCGGCATTCAGAACGGAGAAACGCTCGATCGAGCAGGGACTGCAAAGCATTTTGGAGGGGAGGGTATCTTTTTCATTCGATTCCTTCACGACCTTCCGATTGAAGTCATTCCAGCACACGTTGGAGAAGTATGTAGTCAAGGCGATTGATGAATATAAATTGGAACAGGACTATCAAAATTTCATCGCTACGCTCCGTGATTGCCTTTTTGGCCAAGAGCCGAAATTAACAAAGCTTCACCTCGTCAACCGTGATGGTTTTCATTTCTATGATCAAGGATTCACCAAGCTCGACCGCCCGAAAATCAATAGTTTAATCGATAGGAGACTGCTTGCCAAAAGTTCACTTTTTCTCGACACGGTGATACTGGCCCCGCTGTTATCGATCGCACCCGTTAACTTATACATCTATACGGATGACAAGGAAGAGGGGCTGATTCAAACGATCTCAAGGATTTTTGAAGAGCGGGCGACCGTTCTGCCACTTTCGTCATTTTCCCGTGCAAATGAATAA